A stretch of DNA from Nitrospira sp. KM1:
TAAGGGTGTCATGAGTTTTGACGGGACGGTGCGGGTTGATGGGCATGTGGAAGGGGAAATCCATACCAAAGGCACGCTGATCGTGGGGGAGAGTGCGGTCATCAAGGGGTCGGTGACTGCTGCCGTCCTCATGAACAGCGGCAGGATCAATGGCACCATCACGGCGACGGAAAAAATCCAGATTCTCAAACCGGGAATCCTTGTCGGAGACATCAGCACACCTCTTATTGCCATCGAAGAGGGTTCCCATTTCCATGGCATGTGCGACATGGGCATGCACCGGCTTGACGAGCACGTCATTCCTGTTGCCTCTTAAGCGGGCCTCTTCTCCCTGCCCAGCTTCCTCTAGCCCTTTGTCACCTGTCTCAGTACAATAGCGTCCCCATGACCAAGCCCCGGGTGCTTCTTGGAATGAGTGGCGGAGTCGACAGCTCAGTGGCTGCGGCGCTCCTTGTCCGTCGCGGGTACGATGTTCAAGGCGTCACATTGCAAGTCTGGGAGCATGAGGACGAAACGGTCGCAGCCTCAAAAAAGTGGCAAGAGCGAGGCTGCTGCAAGGTTGGGATTGCCCGCTTTGTGGCCCAAAAGCTCAAGATCTCGCACGAGGTCATTGATCGACGCGAAGAATTCCGCAGCGGTGTCATTCAGGACTTTCTGCACGCCTATGCCGCAGGGACGACTCCCAACCCGTGCGTCCGATGCAATGAACGAGTCAAGCTCCGTAGTTTGTTGGAGATTGCCGATGCACGCGGGATTGCATATGTAGCCACCGGTCATTATGTCCAAATCGACGATTCGGGTCCCAGATTGCGCTTGAGACGTTCCGCCGATCGGAAGAAGGATCAGAGTTACTTTCTCTATCGGTTGAATCCGAGCTGGTTGCCGCGATTGCTCTTTCCCGTCGGCGCCATGCAAAAAGGGGAAGTTTGGTCAGAGGCGGAATCCCTGGGACTACCTGTAGAAGAATTGCAAGAAAGTCAGGAAATCTGTTTCGTCAGCCACGGAGATTATCGGACTTTCATCGAGGCGGAACTTCCATCAGCCAGAAAACCTGGGGCCTTCAAGGACAAGAATGGACAGTACCTCGGGCAACACGACGGGATTGCGTTTTATACTCCCGGCCAGAGGCGCGGATTAAGAGTCGCAACCGGGCAACGCCTCTATGTGCAACAGGTCGAACCTCAGACCAATACAGTTGTACTCGGTACCGAGGAAGGGCTGCTTAGCCGGAACTGCCGCGTCCATGATCTGAACCTCTTTGACGAGACGCTGGGCACCGGGCGATGCGAGGTGGAAGTCAAGGTCCGCTATGCGACTCCTTCAACTACGGCCACAGCGGAGCCGCTTGGTGACGGCAGCATGCAAATTCATTTTCATCACCCGCAACGTGCATTGAGTCCCGGTCAGTCTGCGGTGTTCTATCGCGGGGACGAGGTGCTTGGCGGAGGAATCATCCAGCCGATCTGAGCTGCAGCGGCATCTCCGTATTGACACTTCCCTTCTTCCAATGCTAGTTTTGCGCGCCAATTTTCGTGCTCCGGCACGGAAGCATTCCGTGTGTCTCAAATACTACTCACGAGCGGACAAGGAATAGTGATTAAGACAGCAGTTGCGCGACGGTATGCCCAGGCTCTTTTTGAGCTTCTGGAACAATCACAGATTGAGGCGACGCGAATCACTCTTCAAGGGCTGGGACAAGCTCTCAAAGATTCGTCCTCTCTCCGCCACGTGGTCGCCTCTCCAGCATTCGGGGTGGGGGAAAAGATTGCCGTCCTGATCGAACTCGGTGAACGGCTTGGCTGTCCTCCGTCCTGCAAGGCCTTTATTCAGCAACTCGTCAAGAAGAATCGAGTGGGATTCATTCCTGAGATTGCTCAGGAATTTTCGAAGCTGGTCGACCGATCGAAGGGAACTCAGCAGGTTACGATCCTGTCTACCGCCTCTCTGCCTCAGACTGAGCAGGAACGGATCACCGCTCGATTGCGAGAAACGTTAAAGCAAAACGTGGATGTCACGTTTCATGTCGAACCCAGCCAGCTTGCCGGACTTCAGATCCATATCGGCAGCACCGTCGTGGACAGTACGGTCAGGGGTAGACTCAATAGCATGCGAGCTGTCCTGACGCGAGATTAGCCCCGCCATATGGTGGTGCAACAAGGAAGCAGAGCAGATCGCTCTCTCGTCAAAACCATCGACTTTCAATGCCTGTCGAGACTGACGG
This window harbors:
- a CDS encoding polymer-forming cytoskeletal protein, yielding MWALKERNAQIETDNENITLFAKDVLFKGVMSFDGTVRVDGHVEGEIHTKGTLIVGESAVIKGSVTAAVLMNSGRINGTITATEKIQILKPGILVGDISTPLIAIEEGSHFHGMCDMGMHRLDEHVIPVAS
- the mnmA gene encoding tRNA 2-thiouridine(34) synthase MnmA — translated: MTKPRVLLGMSGGVDSSVAAALLVRRGYDVQGVTLQVWEHEDETVAASKKWQERGCCKVGIARFVAQKLKISHEVIDRREEFRSGVIQDFLHAYAAGTTPNPCVRCNERVKLRSLLEIADARGIAYVATGHYVQIDDSGPRLRLRRSADRKKDQSYFLYRLNPSWLPRLLFPVGAMQKGEVWSEAESLGLPVEELQESQEICFVSHGDYRTFIEAELPSARKPGAFKDKNGQYLGQHDGIAFYTPGQRRGLRVATGQRLYVQQVEPQTNTVVLGTEEGLLSRNCRVHDLNLFDETLGTGRCEVEVKVRYATPSTTATAEPLGDGSMQIHFHHPQRALSPGQSAVFYRGDEVLGGGIIQPI
- the atpH gene encoding ATP synthase F1 subunit delta, with protein sequence MIKTAVARRYAQALFELLEQSQIEATRITLQGLGQALKDSSSLRHVVASPAFGVGEKIAVLIELGERLGCPPSCKAFIQQLVKKNRVGFIPEIAQEFSKLVDRSKGTQQVTILSTASLPQTEQERITARLRETLKQNVDVTFHVEPSQLAGLQIHIGSTVVDSTVRGRLNSMRAVLTRD